The proteins below are encoded in one region of Brassica napus cultivar Da-Ae chromosome A6, Da-Ae, whole genome shotgun sequence:
- the LOC106346552 gene encoding LOW QUALITY PROTEIN: nuclear transport factor 2 (The sequence of the model RefSeq protein was modified relative to this genomic sequence to represent the inferred CDS: inserted 1 base in 1 codon) codes for MTLVESNAPLADPHIVGNAFVQKYYNHLYESPSQVHRFYLEDSVLGRPGPDGEMVSVNSLKAINEQIMSFDYENSKIQILTADSQPSYKSGVVTLVTGLLTVKDGERMRFSQSFFLVPQKGSYFVLNDVFRYVSDELVAEPEANKKEVEXEVEVIPQVAEAVAIPTQQTTETLVKEPARAVENVDAPKKSFAVIVQSPAKVGAAFNVKASSPAKPVKKLSAALESKAHAPVPQSDQSAEGGSIFVANLPMDATPEQLNETFKGFGVIRKDAIQVRSYRLKGNCFGFVTFESAEAVKLVLQAHKESAIRIGNRRVSIEEKRGNNENGRSSMRNGGYRSENGYRNDGFRPRGNGFNGGGGGHGGNGYERRGESRNAEANNNGDGSRAYQNGLVKSSRENAQARG; via the exons atgacaCTCGTAGAATCAAATGCTCCATTAGCGGATCCACACATTGTTGGGAACGCGTTTGTTCAGAAATACTACAACCACTTGTACGAATCACCATCACAAGTGCATCGGTTCTATCTCGAGGACAGTGTTTTAGGGAGACCTGGTCCTGATGGAGAGATGGTCTCTGTCAACTCCTTAAAA GCTATTAATGAGCAGATCATGTCCTTTGATTACGAGAACTCAAAGATTCAGATTTTGACTGCTGACTCCCAACCTTCTTACAAGAGTGGAGTTGTTACTTTGGTCACTGGCTTACTCACCGTGAAAGATGGGGAGAGGATGAGATTTTCTCAGTCTTTTTTCCTCGTGCCGCAGAAAGGAAGCTACTTTGTGCTCAACGATGTGTTTAGGTATGTCTCTGATGAGCTTGTTGCTGAACCTGAAGCTAACAAGAAGGAGGTTG GAGAGGTGGAGGTGATTCCTCAAGTTGCAGAAGCAGTTGCCATCCCTACTCAACAGACAACTGAAACTTTGGTGAAGGAACCGGCGAGAGCTGTAGAAAATGTGGATGCTCCCAAGAAATCATTTGCAGTAATT GTCCAGTCCCCGGCTAAAGTTGGTGCTGCATTCAACGTCAAAGCTTCTTCTCCTGCAAAGCCTGTTAAGAAGCTGAGCGCTGCTCTTGAGTCCAAAGCTCATGCGCCTGTTCCCCAAAGCGACCAATCAG CAGAGGGTGGTTCCATATTTGTTGCGAACTTGCCTATGGATGCGACACCTGAGCAGCTCAATGAAACATTCAAAGGGTTTGGTGTTATTAGGAAAGACGCTATCCAAGTTAGAAGTTACAgg ctaAAGGGAAACTGCTTCGGGTTTGTGACATTTGAATCCGCTGAAGCAGTGAAGTTGGTCCTCCAG GCTCACAAGGAGTCAGCAATAAGAATCGGGAACAGAAGAGTTTCTATAGAAGAGAAACGag GCAACAATGAGAATGGCAGATCTTCAATGAGAAACGGAGGTTATAGGAGCGAGAACGGTTACAGAAACGACGGGTTTAGGCCTAGGGGTAACGGTTTcaacggaggaggaggaggccaTGGAGGAAATGGATATGAGAGAAGAGGAGAATCACGCAATGCTGAGGCCAATAATAATGGTGATGGCAGCAGAGCTTATCAGAATGGTTTGGTGAAATCTAGCCGTGAAAATGCTCAAGCCAGAGGCTAA
- the LOC106346551 gene encoding ninja-family protein AFP2, which translates to MGEEASRQQQRTWNNNRDMTLTTNLSLDINKHPTDPSENGGETSDCEDHELSLGLSLGGRFGVDKTPRKLKRSSSVLGAVLPFVSEPENNYAVGLARTTSLPAEIEEEWRKRKEMQSARRMEAKKRRCEKQSFRGGDEQTSSFESERWVTASKSGFLQRHLVSSVDSDGARGGGGGSSSSLSELDNKNHQQGSSNSCGAETSPKIVTRCSSNNSEIHGTEKHKGNEKGEDDGKGKGKGTVPTSTGLFDMPCVFTKGDGPNGRRVDGILYKYGKVGEEVRIMCICHGSFLTPAEFVKHGGGGDVDRPLRHIVVNTSPSTF; encoded by the exons ATGGGGGAAGAAGCAAGTAGACAACAACAAAGGACATGGAACAACAACAGAGACATGACGTTAACGACAAACCTTTCTCTGGACATAAACAAACACCCGACAGATCCGTCTGAAAACGGCGGTGAAACATCGGACTGCGAAGACCACGAGCTGAGTCTTGGTCTCTCTTTAGGAGGACGATTCGGAGTAGACAAGACTCCGAGGAAGCTTAAACGATCTTCTTCCGTTTTGGGCGCTGTGCTGCCGTTTGTGTCCGAGCCGGAGAATAACTACGCGGTGGGGTTAGCGAGAACGACGTCGTTGCCGGCGGAGATAGAGGAGGAGTGGAGGAAAAGGAAAGAGATGCAGTCGGCGAGGAGAATGGAAGCTAAGAAGAGGAGATGCGAGAAACAGAGTTTCAGAGGTGGAGACGAGCAAACGTCGTCGTTTGAGAGTGAGAGATGGGTCACTGCTAGTAAAAGTGGGTTTCTTCAGAGGCATTTGGTTTCTTCCGTTGATTCCGATGGtgcaagaggaggaggaggaggtagcTCTTCTAGCTTGTCGGAGCTGGACAACAAGAATCATCAACAAG GTTCATCAAATAGTTGTGGAGCGGAAACGAGTCCAAAGATCGTGACAAGATGTTCATCTAATAACAGCGAAATCCACGGAACAGAGAAACACAAGGGGAATGagaaaggagaggatgatggGAAAGGGAAAGGCAAAGGGACGGTTCCTACGTCTACTGGTTTGTTTGACATGCCGTGCGTGTTCACCAAAGGAGACGGTCCAAACGGAAGACGTGTCGACGGCATTCTATACAAGTACGGGAAAGTGGGAGAGGAAGTTCGGATCATGTGCATTTGCCATGGCAGTTTCTTGACACCAGCAGAGTTCGTTAAAcacggtggtggtggagatgTTGATCGTCCTCTTCGGCATATCGTTGTCAACACTTCTCCTTCAACGTTTTGA
- the LOC106346550 gene encoding probable inactive purple acid phosphatase 1: MREQQYFVILATVAVLLALGGAIQQVKFHVEKPLSGIDIYKTIFDLNEKKAHVKASPTLLGSNGQHSESVLVEFSSLYPSDDDWIGVFSPADFMASTCRGDNIQSVGRPRLCSLPIKFQYANVSNPRYNTTGVGSMKLQLINQRSDFSFALFSGGLLNPKLVAISNKVSFENPNAPVYPRLALGKEWNEMTVTWTSGYGPDVAEPVVEWGIKGGKRKLSPARTLTYGRNDLCGPPARTVGWRDPGYIHTSFLKELWPSSKYTYKVGHRLSNAGAFIWSKEYHFKSSPFPGQDSLQHVVIFGDMGKAEVDGSNDYNSIQRPSLNTTRQLIKDLNKTDAVFHIGDICYASGYLSQWDQFTAQIEPIASTVPYMIASGNHERDWPYSGSFYHGVDSGGECGVPAETMFYVPNQNRDKLWYSSDYGMFRFCVADTEHDWSKGTDQYKFIEHCLASVDRKKQPWLIFLAHRVLGYSSTSFYAETGYFAERLGRVHLEKLWKKYKVDVAVYGHAHNYERTCPVYQSLCTTYEKANYKSPMDGTIHVVAGGGGAHLAEFSKQQPSWSLFRDYDHGYVKLTAVDHSSLLFEYKKSGDGRVHDSFKISRGYRDDSACGVDSCPATTHAT; encoded by the exons ATGAGGGAGCAACAATATTTCGTAATCTTGGCGACTGTTGCAGTATTATTAGCTCTTGGAGGAGCAATTCAACAAGTGAAATTTCATGTAGAGAAACCTTTATCAGGAATTGATATTTACAAAACGATATTTGACCTCAATGAAAAAAAGGCTCATGTCAAAGCATCTCCAACTCTTCTTGGATCTAAT GGTCAACATAGCGAATCTGTACTGGTGGAGTTTAGTTCTCTCTACCCATCAGATGATGATTGGATTGGAGTGTTTTCTCCTGCAGATTTCAT GGCTTCTACATGTCGAGGAGATAACATACAAAGTGTTGGCCGACCTCGACTGTGTTCACTTCCTatcaag TTCCAATATGCAAACGTTAGTAATCCAAGATACAACACTACTGGAGTCGGTTCCATGAAGCTTCAACTTATCAACCAGAGATCAGATTTTTCCTTCGCTCTCTTTTCTGGCGGTTTGTTGAAT CCAAAGCTTGTGGCAATCTCAAACAAAGTATCCTTTGAGAACCCAAACGCACCAGTTTACCCACGCTTGGCGCTAGGCAAAGAATGGAACGAA ATGACAGTGACATGGACTAGTGGTTATGGACCTGATGTAGCAGAACCTGTAGTCGAGTGGGGCATCAAAGGAGGAAAACGTAAACTCTCACCTGCTAGGACACTGACCTACGGGCGTAACGACTTGTGTGGTCCTCCTGCAAGGACTGTGGGATGGCGTGATCCTGGATACATACACACATCTTTCCTCAAAGAGTTGTGGCCGAGCTCCAAGTATACATACAAAGTTGGGCATAGATTGTCCAATGCTGGTGCATTCATATGGAGTAAAGAGTATCACTTCAAATCTTCTCCATTTCCAGGCCAAGACTCTCTCCAACATGTTGTGATCTTTGGTGACATGGGAAAG GCCGAGGTTGATGGGTCAAACGACTACAACAGTATCCAACGCCCTTCTTTAAACACCACTAGGCAACTCATTAAAGATCTAAACAAGACAGATGCTGTTTTCCACATTGGAGATATCTGTTATGCAAGTGGATATCTTTCCCAGTGGGACCAATTCACTGCTCAGATTGAGCCCATTGCTTCCACTGTTCCATACATGATTGCAAG CGGGAACCATGAGCGTGACTGGCCTTACTCGGGATCGTTTTACCATGGTGTAGATTCTGGAGGAGAATGTGGTGTACCAGCTGAGACAATGTTCTATGTTCCTAATCAAAACAGAGATAAGTTATGGTACTCTAGTGACTACGGAATGTTTAGGTTCTGCGTGGCTGACACGGAGCATGACTGGAGTAAAGGAACAGATCAATACAAGTTCATTGAGCACTGCTTAGCATCAGTGGACAGAAAAAAACAGCCGTGGCTTATATTCTTGGCTCACCGCGTGCTCGGTTATTCCTCTACATCATTCTATGCGGAAACAGGCTATTTCGCTGAGCGATTGGGGAGAGTTCATCTCGAAAAACTCTGGAAGAAGTACAAAGTGGACGTTGCGGTCTATGGCCATGCACATAACTACGAGAGAACATGCCCCGTTTATCAG AGTTTATGCACGACTTATGAGAAAGCCAACTACAAGAGTCCAATGGATGGGACGATCCACGTAGTTGCTGGAGGTGGAGGAGCTCATCTTGCTGAATTCTCCAAGCAGCAACCGAGTTGGAGTTTGTTTAGGGATTACGACCATGGATACGTTAAACTCACAGCGGTTGATCACTCTAGTCTTCTGTTTGAGTACAAGAAGAGCGGCGACGGACGAGTCCATGATTCATTTAAGATATCAAGAGGTTACAGAGATGATTCGGCTTGTGGTGTTGATAGTTGCCCTGCAACAACACATGCTACATAA
- the LOC106346549 gene encoding protein root UVB sensitive 3 isoform X1: MEGEEHTVCGSITLEEWNGSSSTKLFRTATITASSSLSIQRSANRINHVWRRVLQAFVPEGFPDSVTPDYVGFQLWDTLQGLSTYIKMMLSTQALLSAIGVGEKSATVIGATFQWFLRDFTGMLGGILFTFYQGSNLDSNAKMWRLVADLMNDIGMLMDLLSPLFPSAFIIVVCLGSLSRSFTGVASGATRAALTQHFALQENAADISAKEGSQETMATMMGMSLGMLLARFTSGNPLAIWFSFLSLTVFHMYANYRAVRCLVLNSLNFERNSILLAHFMQTGQVLSPEQVSSMEGVLPMWATSTNSNALHKRVHLGVKVSSLPRPDIMQLLNGVGASSHKNAKYLLAHRKGNVSVILHKDSTAGDVLKSYIHAIVMANLMEKSTSFYSEGEAWMDKHYDEFLNKLRSGGWKTERLLCPSITWRANWISHTSDAKID, translated from the exons ATGGAAGGAGAAGAACACACTGTTTGTGGATCGATCACACTCGAAGAATGGAACGGTTCCTCTTCTACTAAGCTATTCAGAACAGCAACCATCACTGCCTCCTCTTCTCTCTCCATCCAAAG GTCTGCTAATCGAATCAACCATGTATGGAGACGAGTTCTCCAAGCTTTTGTACCTGAG GGCTTTCCTGATAGTGTAACTCCGGATTATGTAGGGTTTCAACTATGGGATACGTTACAG GGGCTCTCAACGTATATAAAGATGATGCTTTCAACTCAG GCTCTTTTAAGTGCAATTGGGGTTGGTGAGAAATCCGCAACGGTTATAGGTGCTACCTTTCAG TGGTTTCTGAGGGATTTCACTGGGATGCTTGGAGGCATTTTGTTCACTTTTTATCAG GGTTCCAACCTGGATAGTAACGCAAAAATGTGGCGTTTAGTTGCGGACCTTATGAACGATATAG GAATGCTAATGGACCTTCTTTCTCCTCTATTTCCATCTGCCTTTATCATTGTGGTTTGCTTAGGAAGCCTATCAAGATCATTTA CTGGTGTTGCAAGTGGAGCAACCAGAGCAGCTCTAACTCAGCACTTTGCTCTCCAAGAAAATGCGGCGGATATATCTGCTAAG GAAGGAAGCCAAGAGACTATGGCAACGATGATGGGAATGTCATTGGGAATGTTGCTTGCTCGGTTTACCTCTGGCAACCCTTTAGCCATTTGGTTCTCGTTTCTCTCCCTCACTGTGTTTCACATGTATG CAAACTATAGAGCTGTCCGGTGCCTTGTATTGAATTCGTTGAACTTCGAGAGGAATTCGATTCTTCTAGCACATTTCATGCAAACTGGCCAAG TTCTCTCGCCGGAACAGGTTTCTTCAATGGAGGGTGTATTGCCCATGTGGGCTACTTCAACTAATTCAAACGCATTGCACAAGAGAGTGCACTTAGGTGTGAAAGTTTCTTCTCTCCCTCGTCCAGATAT AATGCAACTCCTAAATGGTGTTGGAGCTTCTTCTCACAAGAatg CTAAGTACTTACTGGCACATAGAAAGGGAAATGTAAGTGTGATCCTGCACAAAGACTCAACAGCTGGAGATGTGTTGAAGTCATACATTCACGCCATTGTTATGGCAAATCTTATGGAAAAGAGCACATCTTTTTATTCAGAAGGAGAAGCTTGGATGGATAAACACTATGATGAATTCCTCAACAAG CTGAGATCAGGAGGTTGGAAAACAGAGCgtcttctttgtccttccaTTACATGGAGAGCAAATTGGATATCTCACACTTCAGATGCCAAGATCGACTGA
- the LOC106346549 gene encoding protein root UVB sensitive 3 isoform X2, which produces MYGDEFSKLLYLRQGFPDSVTPDYVGFQLWDTLQGLSTYIKMMLSTQALLSAIGVGEKSATVIGATFQWFLRDFTGMLGGILFTFYQGSNLDSNAKMWRLVADLMNDIGMLMDLLSPLFPSAFIIVVCLGSLSRSFTGVASGATRAALTQHFALQENAADISAKEGSQETMATMMGMSLGMLLARFTSGNPLAIWFSFLSLTVFHMYANYRAVRCLVLNSLNFERNSILLAHFMQTGQVLSPEQVSSMEGVLPMWATSTNSNALHKRVHLGVKVSSLPRPDIMQLLNGVGASSHKNAKYLLAHRKGNVSVILHKDSTAGDVLKSYIHAIVMANLMEKSTSFYSEGEAWMDKHYDEFLNKLRSGGWKTERLLCPSITWRANWISHTSDAKID; this is translated from the exons ATGTATGGAGACGAGTTCTCCAAGCTTTTGTACCTGAGGCAA GGCTTTCCTGATAGTGTAACTCCGGATTATGTAGGGTTTCAACTATGGGATACGTTACAG GGGCTCTCAACGTATATAAAGATGATGCTTTCAACTCAG GCTCTTTTAAGTGCAATTGGGGTTGGTGAGAAATCCGCAACGGTTATAGGTGCTACCTTTCAG TGGTTTCTGAGGGATTTCACTGGGATGCTTGGAGGCATTTTGTTCACTTTTTATCAG GGTTCCAACCTGGATAGTAACGCAAAAATGTGGCGTTTAGTTGCGGACCTTATGAACGATATAG GAATGCTAATGGACCTTCTTTCTCCTCTATTTCCATCTGCCTTTATCATTGTGGTTTGCTTAGGAAGCCTATCAAGATCATTTA CTGGTGTTGCAAGTGGAGCAACCAGAGCAGCTCTAACTCAGCACTTTGCTCTCCAAGAAAATGCGGCGGATATATCTGCTAAG GAAGGAAGCCAAGAGACTATGGCAACGATGATGGGAATGTCATTGGGAATGTTGCTTGCTCGGTTTACCTCTGGCAACCCTTTAGCCATTTGGTTCTCGTTTCTCTCCCTCACTGTGTTTCACATGTATG CAAACTATAGAGCTGTCCGGTGCCTTGTATTGAATTCGTTGAACTTCGAGAGGAATTCGATTCTTCTAGCACATTTCATGCAAACTGGCCAAG TTCTCTCGCCGGAACAGGTTTCTTCAATGGAGGGTGTATTGCCCATGTGGGCTACTTCAACTAATTCAAACGCATTGCACAAGAGAGTGCACTTAGGTGTGAAAGTTTCTTCTCTCCCTCGTCCAGATAT AATGCAACTCCTAAATGGTGTTGGAGCTTCTTCTCACAAGAatg CTAAGTACTTACTGGCACATAGAAAGGGAAATGTAAGTGTGATCCTGCACAAAGACTCAACAGCTGGAGATGTGTTGAAGTCATACATTCACGCCATTGTTATGGCAAATCTTATGGAAAAGAGCACATCTTTTTATTCAGAAGGAGAAGCTTGGATGGATAAACACTATGATGAATTCCTCAACAAG CTGAGATCAGGAGGTTGGAAAACAGAGCgtcttctttgtccttccaTTACATGGAGAGCAAATTGGATATCTCACACTTCAGATGCCAAGATCGACTGA